One stretch of Diabrotica undecimpunctata isolate CICGRU chromosome 5, icDiaUnde3, whole genome shotgun sequence DNA includes these proteins:
- the LOC140440651 gene encoding uncharacterized protein: MLLTGYMTRTLTTQYLSLSDDSVADPDYVLPKENFMKHSVENLQNDDSNSDTQNIPVLQTLTSSNNTKRKSLTQREREEFKRLRNAGECYITEKGKTKPKRLSKNSLPCRLKCAERFSEAERATCFNDYWKLGRRDQRAMYISGLVSILPKKATKAITVENPEIKNIYLLIFL, encoded by the coding sequence acttAAGTCTCTCAGACGATAGTGTAGCAGATCCAGATTATGTTTTACCCAAAGAAAATTTCATGAAACATTCAGTCGAAAACCTGCAAAATGACGACAGCAACTCTGATACGCAAAATATTCCAGTTTTGCAAACTCTAACCAGTAGcaataatacaaaaagaaaaagtctAACACAAAGAGAAAGAGAAGAATTTAAAAGGCTTAGAAATGCAGGAGAGTGCTATATTacagaaaaaggtaaaactaaacCCAAAAGATTATCGAAAAACTCATTACCTTGTAGACTAAAATGTGCTGAAAGATTCAGTGAAGCCGAAAGGGCTACATGTTTCAATGATTACTGGAAGTTAGGGAGGAGAGATCAAAGGGCTATGTACATATCGGGGTTAGTTTCAATTTTACCTAAAAAGGCTACGAAAGCCATTACTGTAGAAAAtccagaaataaaaaatatttatctccTGATCTTTCTGTAG